AGCAAGAAACCGGCTTGGGCAGCCAATTTGGTAAGGGCCTTCTGCCCAGCAGCCTGAACAATAACCAACCCCTAATTAGCTTTATGACCGGCCCCTGCTACGGAGAATGTCCACAATATCACCTCTATTTTTGGGCGAATGGAGATGTTCTCTATGAAGGCCTCGCCTTTGCCGAGCCCATGGGCAAAAGAGAATGCAAAATAGACCCCAAAAAATTGCAGACCTTATTGGCCAATTGGACCCCCGCTTTTGAAACCTGGCAACGGTATTACCCCCAAGGAGAAGAACCCCTAGAGGGCTTCCCCTTTAAGGCCATTTCACTAAAATTGCCCCAAGGACAAAAAATAATTTTAGATTATCACGATGCCCCTAAAGGCTTGATTCAGTTGGAGAAAAGTATCGATTCACTAGCCAAAGCTAGCTTTGATTTCCCTATGAAAACCATTTTTTAGACAAAAAGATTTGGATAATCCAAAGCCCTGCCCTATATTTGCAATCG
This genomic interval from Saprospira grandis contains the following:
- a CDS encoding DUF6438 domain-containing protein, giving the protein MKAHYPILCLALFLLLACQHRKEERAWQERLRQADEQAEIRRLRKAAIAAKPSADSALQMEAYRRSREGRIKIEQETGLGSQFGKGLLPSSLNNNQPLISFMTGPCYGECPQYHLYFWANGDVLYEGLAFAEPMGKRECKIDPKKLQTLLANWTPAFETWQRYYPQGEEPLEGFPFKAISLKLPQGQKIILDYHDAPKGLIQLEKSIDSLAKASFDFPMKTIF